A portion of the Streptococcus urinalis 2285-97 genome contains these proteins:
- a CDS encoding PTS transporter subunit EIIC, with product MNDKELAQRILELVGDEANLSDVTHCVTRLRLSFKDGDKIQSNEISALPGVLGVNTVGNQFQVILGGKVTSVYEAFTSLVSLDGSNQVENDAPKGNLIDRFLDTLSGIFVPIIPAIIGAGMIKGVLFSLMFFGVISSDSENFQIINVFSDAAFYFIPVLIANSTANRFKVNPYIAMAIAGILIHPTMVELMSKHSSVHLFGIPFTSASYSSSVLPMIMAVGFQIYVERFLKLYIPKILQTLLVPLLTILIVAPVVLGILGPLGTIIGNGIGQIFIKFYMAQSWLAGAVISAVYPFMVILGMHVGFTPVMVQNLSQYGVDYLMALFVASNAAQAGATFAVFTKTKNKEFKATAGTAAFNAFLGITEPALFGVTSRLKRPLIAVAIGGAVGGVIAGAFRVEALGMGTGPIAGLPLFFGKTFIYYIISWVVALVIGFVLTYVIGFDDIPEKGLLK from the coding sequence ATGAATGATAAGGAATTAGCACAACGTATCCTTGAGCTTGTGGGTGATGAAGCAAATTTATCAGATGTTACTCATTGTGTCACACGTCTACGTTTATCTTTTAAGGACGGTGATAAGATTCAAAGCAATGAGATCTCTGCTTTGCCTGGTGTTTTGGGAGTAAATACTGTTGGCAATCAATTTCAAGTAATCTTAGGAGGGAAAGTCACTTCGGTCTATGAAGCTTTCACAAGCTTAGTCAGTCTTGATGGAAGTAATCAAGTAGAAAACGATGCTCCAAAAGGGAACTTAATTGATCGCTTCTTAGATACCTTGTCAGGTATCTTTGTACCGATTATTCCAGCTATTATTGGGGCTGGGATGATAAAGGGAGTTCTTTTCTCCCTCATGTTCTTCGGCGTCATTTCATCTGACAGTGAGAATTTTCAAATCATCAATGTTTTTTCAGATGCAGCCTTTTATTTTATTCCCGTCTTGATTGCTAACTCTACTGCAAATCGTTTTAAGGTTAATCCCTATATTGCGATGGCGATTGCTGGTATTTTAATCCATCCTACTATGGTTGAGTTAATGAGCAAACATTCAAGTGTTCATCTGTTTGGAATTCCATTTACAAGTGCTAGCTATTCAAGTAGTGTCTTGCCGATGATTATGGCTGTTGGTTTCCAAATCTATGTTGAACGTTTCCTCAAACTATACATTCCAAAGATTCTCCAAACTTTATTGGTACCACTATTAACTATTTTGATTGTCGCACCTGTTGTACTTGGTATTTTAGGTCCTTTGGGTACGATTATCGGGAATGGAATTGGTCAAATCTTTATTAAATTCTACATGGCACAAAGCTGGTTAGCTGGTGCAGTTATTAGTGCAGTTTATCCTTTCATGGTTATTCTAGGGATGCACGTTGGTTTTACACCAGTTATGGTACAGAACCTTTCTCAATATGGTGTTGACTATTTGATGGCTCTCTTTGTCGCTTCCAATGCTGCACAAGCTGGCGCAACATTTGCAGTCTTTACAAAAACGAAAAATAAAGAGTTTAAAGCCACAGCAGGCACAGCAGCTTTCAATGCCTTCCTGGGGATTACAGAACCGGCGCTCTTTGGGGTAACCTCTCGCTTGAAACGTCCTCTTATTGCAGTAGCTATTGGTGGGGCTGTTGGTGGTGTGATTGCAGGAGCCTTCCGTGTAGAAGCACTGGGGATGGGAACGGGACCAATTGCGGGTCTTCCCCTTTTCTTCGGTAAAACCTTTATTTATTACAT
- a CDS encoding MurR/RpiR family transcriptional regulator, whose translation MIINQLKQKEGFTNSEQAIADFVLKFPNGIIGMTASQLGESSMTSKASVLRLCKKLGLSGYNEFLRLIEFETHEQSRFLALLDDEPINNKTPIKELMDLVPTIYTQAIFSTKLALNPTIVQRVVNRIKMADRIDLYGVGIVESAVDMAVFKFQALGLNAHKQTNINEHAIVVTKENQRIVSILLSFIGKNEMILAAANYLKSNGIFTVGIGSLDNLDLKEICHEYLPITVDSHILTMEALAPYSATTYILDLLYAGLVIADYNQQVAFAKQVIEKDRYQS comes from the coding sequence ATGATTATTAATCAATTGAAACAAAAGGAAGGCTTTACCAATTCCGAACAGGCAATCGCAGATTTTGTATTAAAATTTCCTAATGGAATTATAGGGATGACTGCTAGTCAGCTAGGGGAATCGAGCATGACATCTAAAGCCTCTGTTCTAAGACTTTGTAAAAAACTAGGATTATCAGGTTATAATGAGTTTTTACGGTTGATTGAATTTGAAACACACGAACAATCACGATTTCTTGCTCTCTTGGATGATGAGCCGATTAATAATAAGACACCCATAAAAGAGCTCATGGATTTGGTGCCTACCATTTATACTCAAGCTATATTTAGTACAAAGTTGGCCCTAAATCCAACTATTGTCCAAAGAGTTGTTAATCGTATAAAAATGGCAGATAGAATTGATCTTTATGGTGTAGGAATTGTAGAGTCTGCTGTGGACATGGCAGTTTTTAAGTTTCAAGCATTGGGATTAAATGCACACAAACAGACAAACATCAATGAACATGCGATAGTTGTAACTAAAGAAAATCAGCGCATCGTGTCTATTTTACTCTCGTTTATAGGAAAAAATGAGATGATATTAGCAGCAGCAAACTATCTAAAAAGTAATGGTATTTTTACAGTTGGAATTGGAAGTTTGGATAACCTTGATTTAAAAGAGATTTGTCATGAGTATCTACCAATTACTGTTGATAGTCATATTCTAACGATGGAAGCTTTGGCACCATATTCAGCAACGACTTATATTTTAGATTTGCTTTACGCAGGCCTTGTGATAGCTGATTATAATCAACAGGTTGCATTTGCAAAGCAAGTTATTGAAAAAGATAGATACCAGTCTTAG
- the cadX gene encoding Cd(II)/Zn(II)-sensing metalloregulatory transcriptional regulator CadX, whose product MKKDSICQMDVINQQNVTTATNYLEKEKVQKSLRILSKFTDNKQINIIFYLLAVEELCVCDIACLLNLSMASASHHLRKLANQNILDTRREGKIIYYFIKDEEIRDFFNQLG is encoded by the coding sequence ATGAAAAAAGATAGTATCTGTCAAATGGATGTTATAAATCAACAAAATGTTACAACCGCAACGAACTACCTTGAAAAGGAAAAAGTCCAAAAATCACTTCGCATTTTATCAAAATTTACCGATAATAAACAGATAAATATCATTTTTTATCTCCTTGCCGTCGAAGAACTCTGTGTCTGCGATATAGCCTGTTTATTAAATCTCAGTATGGCATCTGCCTCCCACCATCTTCGTAAACTAGCCAATCAAAACATCTTGGACACTAGAAGAGAGGGGAAAATTATATATTATTTTATAAAAGATGAGGAAATCAGAGATTTTTTTAATCAACTAGGATAA
- a CDS encoding type II toxin-antitoxin system RelE/ParE family toxin encodes MDYKKYQIIYAPDVLEKLKEIRDYISQNYSSTSGQRKMEQIINDIEKLEVFPEVGFDADEKYGSEISNYHSTRGYTLSKNYIVLYHIEEEENRVVIDYLLPTRSDYMKLFK; translated from the coding sequence TTGGACTATAAGAAATATCAGATTATCTATGCTCCTGATGTTTTAGAGAAGCTAAAAGAAATTCGTGATTATATTTCCCAAAACTATTCCTCAACATCAGGTCAGCGTAAAATGGAGCAAATCATTAATGACATAGAAAAACTTGAAGTTTTCCCAGAAGTTGGTTTTGATGCCGATGAAAAATATGGTTCAGAAATCAGCAATTATCACAGTACTAGAGGTTACACCTTAAGTAAAAATTATATTGTCCTATACCATATCGAAGAGGAAGAGAATAGGGTTGTTATTGATTACTTGCTTCCTACTCGAAGCGACTATATGAAATTGTTTAAATAG
- the relB gene encoding type II toxin-antitoxin system RelB/ParD family antitoxin produces the protein MVTAEKNRAVTFQANKELVSEAMTVLNKKNLTLSSALRLFLQNVVVTNEVDLLTEEELEKEKLFKQFQAEISKNIEDVRQGKFYTSEEVRAELGL, from the coding sequence ATGGTTACAGCAGAAAAAAATAGAGCTGTCACATTCCAAGCTAACAAAGAATTGGTAAGCGAAGCAATGACAGTATTAAACAAAAAAAATTTAACCTTATCATCTGCTTTAAGATTATTCCTACAAAATGTCGTTGTCACAAACGAGGTTGACTTATTGACGGAAGAGGAGTTAGAGAAAGAAAAACTTTTCAAGCAATTTCAAGCCGAAATCAGCAAAAATATTGAGGATGTTCGTCAAGGGAAGTTTTATACCTCTGAAGAAGTGAGGGCTGAACTTGGACTATAA
- a CDS encoding CadD family cadmium resistance transporter, with protein MIQNIVTSIILYSGTAVDLLIILMLFFAKRKSRKDIINIYLGQFLGSVSLISLSLLFAFVLNYIPSKEILGLLGLIPIFLGLKVLLLGDSDGEAIAKDGLRKDNKNLIFLVAMITFASCGADNIGVFVPYFTTLNLANLIVTLLTFLVMIYLLVFSAQKLAQVPSVGETLEKYSRWFIAVVYLGLGMYILIENNSFDMLWAVLG; from the coding sequence ATGATTCAAAATATTGTTACTTCAATAATCCTGTATTCTGGGACAGCCGTAGACTTACTTATTATCCTAATGTTATTTTTTGCCAAAAGAAAAAGCAGAAAGGACATCATTAACATCTATTTAGGACAATTTCTAGGCTCTGTTAGTCTAATATCCCTAAGTTTGCTTTTTGCATTTGTCTTAAATTATATTCCTAGTAAAGAGATTTTAGGTTTACTCGGTTTGATTCCAATTTTCCTAGGCCTCAAAGTTTTGCTTTTAGGAGATTCTGATGGAGAAGCTATTGCAAAAGATGGTTTGCGAAAAGACAATAAAAACCTGATTTTTCTAGTCGCTATGATTACTTTTGCAAGTTGTGGTGCTGACAATATTGGTGTCTTTGTCCCATATTTTACCACCTTAAATTTAGCGAATTTGATAGTGACTTTACTTACTTTTCTAGTCATGATTTATCTCTTGGTTTTTTCTGCCCAAAAATTAGCACAAGTCCCTTCTGTTGGAGAAACTTTGGAAAAATATAGCAGATGGTTTATTGCCGTTGTCTATTTAGGATTGGGGATGTATATCCTGATTGAAAACAACAGCTTTGACATGCTATGGGCTGTGTTAGGCTAG